Part of the Tetragenococcus koreensis genome, CTGAATTACGTTAAACAACAGGATGTTTTTGCTGCGGTACATAATCTTTCATCGTTTAGCTAGCTTGCTAGGTTATTTCTAAAAGGGAAAGATCGTTAGTGTCTCTTCGTTTTGATTAATCAGATGCAGTTCATCTACTTTAAAATCTAGTGCTGTTAATTGGAGAACACTTTCCAATTGATTTTGTTCTTCTTCTGTCCATTCTGCTTTTTGATCAATAGAATAACTTACTTCAGCTTGATTTTCATCAATTGTCGCATGATGGATTTCAACCGTTTCGTTAATACTTGGCTGTCTTGCAACATTGTCATCTGTCACACTCCGCATCGCTACTAACGTCTCAGCAAAGTCGAGCAGTTCTCCATTTTCATCATAGACTTCTTCACCCGCGGTAGCGCCAGTTACATAGTGATATTCTGGATCGTCTGTTTCTTCTGTTGGGAAAAGATAATATCCTCGATTTTCATTGGCATCTACTTCCATCGATTCTATGTCACCAGATTGGCCGATGCTAATCCCTGGTTCATCCCCCACATAGAAATACAACTGTTCTACCCCATAAAGGAAACTGATCTGCGTTAACATTTTTGAAAACTGCGTTTGTTCAGTTGAAGACATACTTGCCATCATTTCATCTGGTGAAAAAACAAGAGTAGCCTCAGTACCATTCTCAATCGTAACATTTTCTAATTCCGACAATACATTTTGCGAGGTCATATCACTTTCCACTAGTGAGTTTTTCATATCTTCTTCTAATGAACCATTTTCTTTTGTTCTGTTGAAGTCTAATGTAAGAATTGCCGGTGTATTATTCTCTAAATAAATATATTCGCCATAGATCAGATAATCCGTTGGCGTGGTCTCTTCTTGATAAGTCGATTCTTCATTTGTAGTCACTTCGGTTGTCTGGGCATCAGTTTCTTGATCCGTTTCCAACGCTGCTTCTGATTCGCTTTCATTGCTTACTTCGGATTCATGCTCCGTATGGGTTTCATTATTTCCCGTCTCATTTGCTGAGCTACATGCTGTAAAAATGAATAAGAAAACGATCGCAAAAAATAACCGGTAAAAGTACTTCATAGTAGTGATCCTCCCTCTAAAATGAATTTGTCGCCAGCTGTTATTAACTAATTGTAAAATACTTATCAAACGAAAGCTTAGGTTATAAAATGAGTTTTCCTGTACCGTATATACCGAATCGATTTCAATAATTTACATCTCTCAGTTTCTTAGTTTAATTATAACATTTTCTGCACTTAGATCTAATCTCCAAAATATTTATAATTTTACTTCTTCATCATGCCACGTTGCAAACGTTGATATGTTTCTCTTTCTTCTTCTGTTAACAAATGACGTTGACTGAATATCTCTAGTCATTGTAGATCATGTGATCCTTTTCTCATTAAAATATTCCTTCCTATTTTAGTAAATATGCAAAAATAGCCGATTTCTTTTTCAATAAAATGAATTTTTGAATACGCTTTTCTTGCAAAAACGTGAAAAATGTACAATACTGAATGTAGAGAAATTTATAAGGAGTGGAGATTATGACAAAAGAACAATTCGATTTAGTACGTTCAAAAGATGGTTTTATTGCTGCACTAGACCAAAGTGGTGGTAGCACTCCTAAAGCATTAAATGACTATGGTATTTCCGATGATCAATATAATTCAGAAGAAGAAATGTATGATTTAGTCCAAGAAATGCGAGCTCGGATTATTACTTCTCCTGCTTTTTCTTCAGAAAAAATCATTGGAGCTATTTTATTTGAAGCCACAATGGATAGAGAAATTGAAGGGAAACTAACTGGTGATTATTTAACAGATAATGGTATCGTCCCTTTCCTAAAAGTGGATAAAGGTTTAGACGAAGAAAAAAATGGCGTGCAACTCATGAAACCGATAGATAACTTGGATGATCTTTTACGTCGTGCTAATGTGCGTCATATTTTCGGAACGAAAATGCGTTCTAATATTCTTTCTTTCAATGAACAAGGGATTCGCGATGTCGTTAAACAACAATTTGATTATGCAAAACAAATTATTGCTGCTGGTTTAATTCCTATCGTGGAACCTGAAGTAAATATTAATGCAGAAGAAAAAGAAAAAATCGAAGCACTATTGAAAGATGAAATAACGGCACAGTTAGATCAATTATCTGAAGAACAAAATGTTATGTTGAAACTAACAATCCCGTCTGTCGCTGGGGCTTATAAAGAGCTAATCGAACATCCAAGAGTTGTTCGTGTAGTAGCTTTATCTGGTGGTTATCCAATTGATGTTGCAAACGAAAAATTAAAAGAAAACAAAGGGCTAATTGCAAGTTTCTCAAGAGCGCTAACCCAAAACTTACATGTTGAACAAACTGAAAAAGAATTTGATAAAGCCCTTAAAGAAGCTGTTGATAGTATCTACGAAGCATCGATCACTTAAAAAAATTACGAAAAAGCTACGTTCTATCCTTTTTGGGAACGTAGCTTTTTTTATTTAATAATGTACACAATTAATAACAAGACCTCAACACTCGCAATTTACTTCACAGTTTTGGCAATCATCCAAATAAAACGATTCATCTTTATAATAAGAAAGTCTCTGTTGATTAATTGATAGATCATTACTTCTTTTAGCAATTTCTTCAGCAATCATCGCAAAACGTTGCCGAAATTTATAAATATAGCAAAAAACGACACCTTGATTACATACACTTGGACCAATTAAAAAGACATTTGGTGAAATTATAGATTCATCAAAGTCATTTAATTGCGCTTCATCCGCTTGATAAAGGAACAAATCAGGAGCTAAAATTTGCGCACCGTTAGTAAAACCCGTACATAAAATAGGCTGGTTTTCTACTTGAAGAGTATGACCATCAGTCGTTATCAAGTTATACTTCTTCGCTTTTCTGCTAATTTCCTTGATAGAAATATCCTGATAAATTTGAATTTCTCCCTTTACAGCTTGATTGGTTTTAAAATCAAAAAACTTTTGCCGCGTAAAAGGTGATAAACGAATACTAGGATCCGCTTTTTTAGCTGTCAAACCCGTGGTGTTCGTATAAAGAGTAACCTTTTTACCTAATTCAGCCAAATTTAACGCGGCATCGATCCCACTTTCATTGCCACCAATAATTGTTTGCTGGTCACCAGAAAATTGGCGCCACGAGTCTACTTCCCCATAATGAATGCCATGTTCTTTTCCACCAGCAATCCAACTTTTATTAGGGAAAGAATACTCTCCCATTGCAAAAATAAGGTATTCAGTAAAAATCTCTTCTTGTATTGTTTCCAATAAATAACCGTTCTTTTTTTTTACAATTTTCTGTACCTTCCTATTTGTAAAAACCGGTAATTGATATTCTTTTGCTGCCAAATCAAGATATTTTGCATAGTCTTTTCCAGATAACCGTTCTTTTCCAAGCGTAAAAGCTGGTGAAGTGTCTACTGAAATAGCATTCAAATCAGACATTCCGAAGCCATTACTGGTAAACGAAGGTGTTATAAAGCGCGTTTCTTGCGGCCAATTTTTAAAACTATTGCCTACTTCATCCTTATCTAAAATTACAAAATCTCGAACTCCTAATTCAGTTAACGTGATCCCCATACCAATACCAGCTGCGCCAGCGCCAATAATAACAATTTTTTTATCCATTTACTCCCACCTTCTGCTAGTTAAAATCTAAATATAATTTACTCCCTTGATTATTCGCATACTTACCATGTTTATATAAAGCAAACGCTCCAGCTAAAACGTAATACCATTAAACCCGAATAGATCCAATTGGGCACAATGCAATGCCATTACAAGCGCTCCATAATTAATCCATACCTTCCAAAACTTCAACTGGATTTAAAAAAATACACAATAAACGATGTAATAACCAACAAATAACAAAACTCCAAATACACACGAAAATCGTACCTGTAATTTGAACAAAAAAATTGCCATTTTCAGCAAAAATCCCAGCAAGTACAGAGCCAACCACACCACCTGTTGCATTCATCCCAAAAGAATCTACTGCATCATCAAATAAAGGATATTTTTTCTGCAAAAAGTTAATTACTATTGGACAGCTACCCCCTACAATCAAAGCAATTAAAAAAGAACTTAATGGTGTGACATAGCCAACAGAACAAGTACTGCCTACTAGGCCCGCAATCATGCCATTCATCAAAGCAGAAATTGTATATTTCTTTTCAATATAACGAGTCATTAAGAACCAACTAATACCGCCACCTAGGAACGAAAGTAATGTATTGAGCCAGATGCTTATTGCTTCAGTACCAAAATAACCGGCCGGTGCCATATTGAACCCAAACCAACCTAAGGTAATAAATAACATACCAACATAGGAAA contains:
- a CDS encoding fructose bisphosphate aldolase, with translation MTKEQFDLVRSKDGFIAALDQSGGSTPKALNDYGISDDQYNSEEEMYDLVQEMRARIITSPAFSSEKIIGAILFEATMDREIEGKLTGDYLTDNGIVPFLKVDKGLDEEKNGVQLMKPIDNLDDLLRRANVRHIFGTKMRSNILSFNEQGIRDVVKQQFDYAKQIIAAGLIPIVEPEVNINAEEKEKIEALLKDEITAQLDQLSEEQNVMLKLTIPSVAGAYKELIEHPRVVRVVALSGGYPIDVANEKLKENKGLIASFSRALTQNLHVEQTEKEFDKALKEAVDSIYEASIT
- a CDS encoding NAD(P)/FAD-dependent oxidoreductase, whose product is MDKKIVIIGAGAAGIGMGITLTELGVRDFVILDKDEVGNSFKNWPQETRFITPSFTSNGFGMSDLNAISVDTSPAFTLGKERLSGKDYAKYLDLAAKEYQLPVFTNRKVQKIVKKKNGYLLETIQEEIFTEYLIFAMGEYSFPNKSWIAGGKEHGIHYGEVDSWRQFSGDQQTIIGGNESGIDAALNLAELGKKVTLYTNTTGLTAKKADPSIRLSPFTRQKFFDFKTNQAVKGEIQIYQDISIKEISRKAKKYNLITTDGHTLQVENQPILCTGFTNGAQILAPDLFLYQADEAQLNDFDESIISPNVFLIGPSVCNQGVVFCYIYKFRQRFAMIAEEIAKRSNDLSINQQRLSYYKDESFYLDDCQNCEVNCEC